A single Elephas maximus indicus isolate mEleMax1 chromosome 2, mEleMax1 primary haplotype, whole genome shotgun sequence DNA region contains:
- the LOC126067814 gene encoding olfactory receptor 6M1-like, whose amino-acid sequence MQRENWTMVTEITLTGILTTRALGGLLFMVFLFTYLVTVLGNALIITLIFADHRLQSPMYFFLSNLSFSEILTTTSAVPKMLAGFLSERNSLSFGECFTQSYFYFLSGCTEFILFAVMSYDRYVAICSPLQYPVIMSGSLCVRLVILSWVGGFLLILPSTILKAGLPYCGPNVIDHFFCDSAPLLHLACADIHVIELLDFLSSLVLLISSLSLTVVSYMYIISTILKIPSGQGQRKAFATCASHFTVVSMGYGISIFVYVRPSQKSSLHLNKILFILSSVITPLLNPFIFSLRNETMKDALKDTLAKGHKFLKQMSDRIFENHPKLRYSQPYRG is encoded by the coding sequence ATGCAGAGGGAGAACTGGACCATGGTGACTGAGATCACTCTTACTGGGATACTCACAACCAGAGCCCTTGGGGGCCTCCTGTTCATGGTTTTTTTATTTACCTATTTGGTGACTGTCCTTGGAAATGCCCTCATCATTACCCTGATCTTTGCAGATCACAGGCTTCAATcgcccatgtatttcttcctcagCAACCTCTCTTTCAGTGAAATTCTAACCACAACTTCTGCTGTTCCTAAGATGTTGGCAGGCTTCCTATCAGAGAGGAACAGTCTCTCATTTGGTGAATGCTTCACCCAGTCTTATTTCTACTTCCTCTCTGGATGCACTGAGTTCATCCTTTTTGCTGTCATGTCCtacgaccgctatgtggccatttgcagCCCTCTTCAGTATCCAGTGATTATGAGTGGCTCACTCTGTGTTCGCCTTGTCATTCTTTCCTGGGTAGGTGGCTTTCTTCTCATCCTGCCATCCACCATCCTTAAGGCAGGGTTGCCGTACTGTGGCCCCAATGTGATTGATCACTTTTTCTGTGACAGTGCCCCCCTCCTCCACTTAGCCTGTGCTGACATCCATGTCATTGAGCTATTGGACTTCCTCAGCTCCCTTGTCCTGCTCATCAGCTCCCTTTCCCTCACAGTGGTCTCCTACATGTACATCATCTCCACCATTCTGAAGATACCCTCAGGCCAAGGTCAACGCAAAGCCTTTGCCACCTGTGCCTCTCACTTCACTGTGGTGTCCATGGGCTATGGGATCTCCATCTTTGTCTATGTCCGCCCCTCACAGAAGAGCAGCCTGCACCTCAACAAGATTCTCTTTATCCTCTCCAGTGTCATCACACCACTCCTAAATCCCTTCATCTTCAGTCTACGGAATGAAACCATGAAAGATGCACTGAAGGACACCTTGGCCAAGGGCCATAAATTCCTTAAGCAGATGAGTGACAGGATCTTTGAGAATCACCCCAAACTTAGATATTCTCAGCCTTACAGAGGATGA